In Oryza sativa Japonica Group chromosome 3, ASM3414082v1, one DNA window encodes the following:
- the LOC9268581 gene encoding pre-mRNA-splicing factor ATP-dependent RNA helicase DEAH1 gives MAGSNQEHEAESWPPAIYHQMPAILEYLEDHRVVVVSAAPGSGKSSVLPRCLAESGYGPVLCAQPRHLAAFVAMAKVGEEWDSDIEFTTTRQLLDRFSSPAPVLAGYGAVVIDEAHDRTLGTDVLLGMVKAALATGTTMGGRCKVVVCTAGGPADGMLSAFFGGAPVVSIPRAAHQVEVRYSRGPVLDMAAAVADEVAAIHASQPPGDVLAFLPENADIIGVHARLLGLPVPGLAVRYVHDNLPAELIDIMLINSPVPDGRRRVVLATDVAETAVLVHGITYVVDTGLVSEQPPVRISKEAAAARAAIAGFSGPGRCHRLYQPEEYDDLDEHTIPHIRQDGAAVRFALMVKRHAADGIPGFEIFDPALEPAVLKNVFGQLVNGGYLDKLGNLSDKGEREAYDED, from the coding sequence ATGGCCGGCTCTAACCAAGAGCACGAGGCTGAGTCGTGGCCTCCGGCAATCTACCACCAGATGCCGGCGATCCTTGAGTACCTCGAAGACCAccgtgtcgtcgtcgtctccgccgcgcctGGCTCCGGCAAGTCGTCGGTGCTCCCCCGGTGCCTCGCCGAGAGCGGATACGGCCCGGTGCTCTGCGCGCAGCCCCGCCACCTGGCCGCGTTCGTGGCCATGGCGAAGGTCGGCGAGGAGTGGGATTCGGACATCGAGTTCACGACAACCCGGCAGCTCCTCGACAGGTTCAGCTCCCCGGCGCCGGTCCTCGCCGGGTAcggcgccgtcgtcatcgacgaGGCGCACGACCGCACGCTCGGCACCGACGTCCTCCTCGGGATGGTCAAGGCCGCGCTGGCGACGGGGACGACGATGGGCGGCCGATGCAAGGTGGTGGTCTGCACCGCCGGCGGGCCGGCCGACGGCATGCTCTCCGCCTTCTTCGGCGGCGCGCCGGTCGTCTCGATCCCGCGCGCGGCGCACCAGGTCGAGGTGCGGTACTCGCGAGGGCCCGTGCTCGACATGGCGGCCGCGGTGGCCGACGAGGTGGCGGCCATCCACGCGTCGCAGCCGCCCGGCGACGTGCTTGCGTTCCTGCCGGAGAACGCCGACATCATCGGCGTCCACGCGAGGCTGCTCGGCCTGCCAGTGCCAGGGCTGGCCGTTCGCTACGTCCACGACAACCTCCCGGCGGAGCTCATCGACATCATGCTGATAAACTCGCCGGTGCCCGACGGCCGGAGGAGAGTCGTGCTGGCCACCGACGTGGCCGAGACGGCCGTGCTGGTCCACGGGATCACGTACGTCGTCGACACCGGCCTGGTGTCGGAACAGCCGCCGGTGAGGATCtcaaaggaggcggcggccgcgcgggcgGCGATCGCCGGATTCTCGGGGCCCGGCCGCTGCCACCGGCTCTACCAGCCGGAGGAGTACGATGATCTCGACGAGCACACCATCCCACACATCAGGCAAGATGGCGCGGCCGTCAGGTTCGCGCTCATGGTCAAGCGACATGCCGCTGACGGCATCCCGGGGTTTGAGATTTTTGACCCGGCATTGGAACCGGCAGTGCTGAAGAATGTCTTTGGTCAGCTTGTCAACGGTGGCTACTTGGACAAGCTTGGAAATCTGTCTGAcaagggggagagagaagcaTATGACGAAGACTAG
- the LOC4332452 gene encoding uncharacterized protein, with protein MRWPRPISPGRRLLPVVVLFVALCSIPGIFSQRLVTLDSIDIFTTHEWFPSKPTVYFLCNGEDKVYLPDVKDANNIYTFKGEESWQPLTELPEKKCKRCGLYEEDTFKHDLYDEWELCSSDFKKGKYTHFKEGQFNATFLCPNCTASAGDSANHDSSSEVETKKSSVTVIIIVSVLSSVLVIIALFGGYKYWLKKKRERDQLRFLKLFEEGDDIEDELGLGNEL; from the exons ATGAGGTGGCCGCGGCCCATCTCGCCTGGCCGCCGGCTCCTCCCGGTCGTCGTGCTGTTCGTCGCCCTCTGCTCGATCCCTG GGATTTTTTCTCAGAGGCTCGTCACACTTGACAGCATTGATATATTTACTACTCATGAGTGGTTCCCGAGTAAGCCAACTGTGTATTTCCTTTGCAATGGTGAGGACAAGGTGTATTTGCCTGACGTGAAGGATGCAAACAATATATACACCTTTAAGGGCGAAGAATCATGGCAG CCCTTAACAGAACTTCCAGAAAAGAAATGCAAGAGGTGTGGTTTGTACGAAGAGGATACATTTAAACATGATTTGTATGATGAATGGGAGCTGTGTTCTAGTGATttcaaaaaaggaaaatacaCCCATTTCAAGGAGGGCCAGTTCAATGCTACTTTCCTATGCCCAAATTGCACTGCCTCTGCGG GTGATTCTGCAAACCATGATTCTAGCTCAGAAGTGGAAACTAAAAAGTCATCCGTTACTGTAATCATAATAGTCAGTGTTCTTTCTTCTGTCCTTGTTATCATTGCATTATTTGGGGGCTACAAGTACTggctgaagaagaagagggagcGGGATCAGTTACGATTCCTCAAACTCTTCGAAGAGGGAGACGACATTGAAGACGAACTGGGCCTTGGCAATGAACTCTGA